From Neobacillus sp. PS2-9, the proteins below share one genomic window:
- the comER gene encoding late competence protein ComER, whose protein sequence is MNLGIIGTGNMGRILVEALIDSKAISPSSMIITNRTKSKAMLLKDKYREIRVGATPEEVAAQSDLLFICVKPLDIYKLLDDINPHLNDEKCLISITSPVSTSQIEKKVSCSVIRVIPSITNRALSGVSLLTYGENCSDLWREKIGTLITKISVPVSIDENITRVASDIVSCGPAFFSYLLQRFIQAAVKETEIDEATATIFASEMIVGLGELLKQGHYTLPSLQEKVCVKGGITGEGIKVLDNELGNVFEHLFQATHSKFKEDLDKVEMQFSK, encoded by the coding sequence ATGAATCTAGGTATCATCGGTACCGGTAATATGGGGAGAATTTTGGTGGAGGCCTTGATTGATAGTAAGGCCATATCCCCTTCTTCAATGATCATTACAAATAGAACGAAATCTAAAGCCATGCTGCTTAAAGATAAATATAGGGAAATTAGGGTTGGGGCAACTCCGGAAGAGGTGGCGGCTCAATCCGATTTATTATTTATTTGTGTCAAACCATTAGACATTTATAAATTACTGGATGATATAAACCCTCACTTAAATGATGAAAAATGTCTTATATCCATAACAAGTCCTGTCAGTACAAGCCAAATTGAAAAAAAGGTATCTTGTTCAGTAATCCGAGTAATTCCAAGTATTACAAATCGGGCATTATCCGGCGTGTCCTTACTTACCTATGGAGAAAATTGTAGTGACCTTTGGAGAGAAAAAATTGGAACTTTAATTACGAAGATTTCGGTACCAGTTAGTATTGACGAGAACATTACGAGGGTGGCATCAGATATTGTGAGTTGCGGCCCGGCTTTCTTCAGCTATCTCCTACAGCGATTCATACAAGCAGCAGTGAAGGAGACAGAAATTGACGAAGCCACTGCAACCATTTTTGCAAGTGAGATGATTGTGGGACTTGGTGAGTTGTTAAAACAAGGTCACTACACTCTACCATCATTACAAGAAAAAGTTTGTGTAAAAGGTGGAATAACGGGTGAAGGGATAAAGGTGTTAGACAATGAACTGGGGAACGTGTTTGAACATTTGTTCCAGGCGACCCATTCAAAATTTAAAGAAGATCTTGATAAAGTGGAAATGCAATTCTCTAAGTAA
- a CDS encoding class I SAM-dependent methyltransferase encodes MSYEQFAYLYDELMKDAPYDEWVSFVKEQLVNYNVTGVRLLDLACGTGELSIRFANEGFQVTGVDLSSDMLAVAQAKAETKGIHIPLFEQNMIDLEGQGQFDVIGIFCDSLNYLQTEEDVKETFSSVFQHLTLDGLFMFDVHSTYKISHGFIDQTFAVNDEGLSYIWNSFSGEKEYSVEHDISFFVLDELSGKYDRYDEIHYQRTYPIEQYSDWLNEAGFELLKVCADFEPKSPEPQSERIFFVARKKIKNEAD; translated from the coding sequence ATGAGTTATGAACAATTTGCCTATTTGTATGATGAGCTAATGAAGGATGCTCCTTATGACGAATGGGTAAGTTTTGTCAAAGAACAGCTTGTAAACTATAACGTGACTGGGGTTCGCCTGCTTGATTTAGCCTGCGGTACGGGAGAACTCTCCATTCGCTTTGCGAATGAAGGGTTTCAAGTAACTGGAGTTGACTTATCGTCCGATATGCTGGCTGTTGCGCAGGCAAAGGCAGAAACAAAAGGAATTCATATTCCTTTGTTTGAACAGAATATGATTGATTTGGAAGGACAGGGCCAATTCGATGTGATCGGTATATTCTGTGACTCACTCAATTACCTGCAAACAGAAGAGGACGTTAAAGAGACGTTTTCTTCTGTATTCCAGCATTTAACGCTTGATGGACTATTTATGTTTGACGTGCATTCCACTTACAAAATCTCTCATGGTTTTATTGACCAAACCTTTGCGGTAAATGATGAGGGTCTTTCCTATATTTGGAATAGTTTCTCTGGAGAAAAAGAGTACAGTGTGGAACATGATATAAGTTTTTTTGTGTTAGATGAACTGTCGGGTAAATATGATCGGTATGATGAAATTCATTACCAACGGACCTATCCTATTGAGCAATACTCAGACTGGTTAAATGAAGCAGGCTTTGAATTGCTCAAGGTTTGTGCGGACTTCGAACCAAAATCACCCGAGCCACAATCCGAACGAATCTTTTTCGTCGCTCGAAAAAAAATAAAAAATGAGGCTGACTAA
- a CDS encoding phosphatidylserine decarboxylase, whose amino-acid sequence MIQGLYRLMIELTNGKWTSSLLRRFARSRASRFVVPSFTRIYQLNVDEMEKSVSEYPTLHDLFVRTLKNESRVIDRSEDSVVSPVDAVIEDIGPIKETSEILVKGKTYSIEEMLGDQEVLSKYLNGTYMILYLSPSHYHRIHSPVDGTVTKQWTLGAKSYPVNKLGLKYGVRTLAKNYRVITEVKTSFGHVAIVKVGAMFVNSIETTHKGSELEKGGEMAYFSFGSTVVLLFEKNTFQVESAIQTPKDIKVGEKIGVIHK is encoded by the coding sequence ATGATACAAGGTTTATATCGTCTCATGATTGAATTAACGAATGGAAAGTGGACATCCAGCCTTTTAAGAAGGTTTGCCCGTTCACGTGCAAGCCGATTTGTTGTACCATCCTTTACAAGAATTTATCAGTTGAATGTGGATGAAATGGAAAAGTCAGTCTCGGAATATCCTACTCTTCATGATTTATTTGTTCGAACGTTAAAAAACGAATCTCGAGTTATTGACAGAAGTGAAGACTCCGTTGTTAGTCCCGTTGATGCCGTTATAGAGGACATTGGACCGATAAAAGAGACAAGTGAAATTTTAGTAAAAGGAAAAACGTATTCCATCGAAGAAATGCTTGGTGATCAAGAAGTCTTATCTAAATACTTAAATGGTACATACATGATTCTCTATTTAAGTCCAAGTCATTACCATAGGATACACAGTCCTGTTGATGGCACAGTAACGAAGCAATGGACACTAGGGGCTAAATCCTATCCAGTAAATAAGTTAGGGTTAAAATATGGAGTTCGTACCCTAGCAAAGAATTATAGGGTAATAACTGAAGTAAAAACATCATTCGGGCATGTGGCTATTGTAAAGGTTGGAGCGATGTTTGTTAATTCAATTGAAACAACGCATAAAGGATCAGAACTTGAAAAAGGGGGAGAAATGGCGTATTTCAGTTTTGGTTCAACGGTGGTCCTGCTATTTGAAAAGAACACCTTCCAAGTGGAATCAGCTATTCAGACACCAAAGGATATCAAGGTTGGCGAAAAAATAGGTGTAATACACAAATAA
- a CDS encoding helix-hairpin-helix domain-containing protein, which yields MKDWLLEHKFYMVVAIIIGLSCFYYFSFIENAPVATETISMESTLKEEGQENTKNNQPEQKEKTEKIMVDVKGQIKQPGVYQANTGDRVIDVISRAGGLTVQADQTQVNFAAHVVDEMVVYVPAKGEETAAAVVGSIDGNSTVIASTSEGQAKININKADENELQNLPGIGPSKAAAILEYRNTNGPFKVVEDLKNISGIGDKTYEKLKDLIVVH from the coding sequence ATGAAAGACTGGTTGTTGGAACACAAGTTTTACATGGTGGTTGCTATAATTATTGGTTTAAGTTGTTTTTATTATTTTTCCTTCATAGAAAATGCCCCTGTTGCAACTGAGACAATTTCCATGGAAAGCACGCTGAAAGAGGAGGGTCAGGAAAACACGAAAAATAATCAACCCGAACAAAAGGAAAAGACAGAGAAAATTATGGTTGATGTAAAGGGACAAATCAAGCAACCGGGCGTATATCAGGCAAATACAGGTGATCGAGTCATTGATGTCATTAGCCGCGCTGGTGGGTTAACGGTGCAAGCTGACCAAACCCAAGTTAATTTTGCTGCACATGTTGTTGATGAAATGGTTGTCTATGTACCGGCCAAGGGTGAGGAAACCGCTGCTGCTGTTGTTGGTTCCATAGATGGAAACTCCACCGTAATAGCGAGTACCAGTGAGGGTCAGGCTAAAATTAATATTAATAAAGCGGATGAAAACGAACTGCAAAACCTCCCTGGAATTGGTCCGTCTAAGGCAGCTGCCATACTGGAATATCGGAACACAAACGGACCATTTAAGGTGGTAGAAGACCTTAAAAATATTAGTGGGATTGGGGATAAAACTTATGAAAAATTAAAGGATTTAATTGTGGTTCACTGA
- a CDS encoding DNA internalization-related competence protein ComEC/Rec2: MNGKYMYIALSALLGVLCALVTFFPFFILMIIYMYLLYQYKRFSKEQIALLVVIFTISLLIGMRGERMNHSLIPESTTAFTLEYIENPKIDGDLLQVEIKEKFHNENLLLRYKLKSENEKINLQNKIFFSRVCRVSGSLKKPAMAKNPNGFDYRNYLSNKRIHWILETNENPLQHCTSIPSSLLVTLKQFRFTGTRYLIDHFPIEIASLSAALIFGDRSLLNPALLGNYQRTGIVHLLAISGLHVSLLIGVVFYLGLRVGITRQWMTNVLLVAIPVYVILTGSSPSVIRAGLMIFLVLLTTKWKNRLKLLPIDAICLAFIIFLFIDPLAIFDVGFQLSFSVSTAIILSAGLIFSIYQHSLLRMLVTSVISQLAAFPFLLYHYFELSLVGIIANMLYIPLFSFVYLPGVYFLFVVQLLFSNTPIIFVNSFLKIISFFNEVIDYAAKIPFGSFIAGRPNLILLIVEIIIIFAVFCNWEEITSSKGKRHLILLGILLFSLQMELNRFNPYGEVTMIDVGQGDSILIQLPFQKGTILIDTGGTMQYHVEEWRQRANPFEVGKDVVVPFLKGKGVTKIDKLILTHGDIDHIGGSFSILEELKVKQILIPSVIAPSETELDIIKIAKKKRIPVIKVAAGDHWNIDEFEFFILSPERNFAGERNSGSIAFVSRLGGRNWFFGGDLDQEGEEKIIKKYPNLTIDVLKAGHHGSKTSSAELFIHQVKPKTVLISAGEKNRFGHPHQEVLERLKKVNATIYRTDLQGAITYRFYKQKGTFSTFLP, translated from the coding sequence ATGAATGGAAAGTATATGTATATTGCCCTTTCTGCTTTGTTGGGCGTACTATGCGCTCTTGTAACGTTTTTTCCTTTCTTTATTCTAATGATTATTTATATGTATTTACTGTATCAATACAAAAGATTTTCGAAGGAACAAATAGCCCTCCTCGTGGTTATTTTTACCATCTCTCTGTTAATAGGAATGAGGGGGGAAAGAATGAATCACTCTCTTATACCTGAATCTACCACAGCCTTTACTCTGGAATACATAGAAAATCCCAAAATTGATGGCGATTTATTACAGGTAGAGATAAAGGAAAAATTCCACAATGAGAATCTCCTCCTACGTTACAAATTAAAATCAGAAAATGAAAAAATAAACCTTCAGAATAAAATTTTTTTTAGTCGGGTTTGCAGGGTATCGGGTTCCTTGAAAAAACCGGCGATGGCCAAAAATCCAAATGGATTTGATTATCGTAACTATCTCTCCAATAAGCGCATTCATTGGATACTTGAAACCAATGAAAATCCACTCCAACATTGTACTTCCATTCCGTCTTCATTACTGGTTACCTTAAAACAATTTCGTTTTACGGGTACGCGTTATCTTATCGACCATTTCCCTATTGAAATTGCTTCACTGTCCGCAGCTTTAATTTTTGGCGATAGGAGTTTACTGAATCCGGCCTTGCTTGGTAATTATCAAAGAACTGGCATCGTTCATTTATTAGCTATTTCTGGACTTCATGTTTCCTTGTTAATTGGGGTTGTTTTTTATTTGGGGCTGCGGGTAGGAATCACAAGGCAGTGGATGACGAATGTTCTTTTGGTGGCTATTCCTGTCTATGTAATCCTTACAGGGAGCTCTCCATCCGTGATTAGAGCTGGATTAATGATATTCCTTGTCCTGCTAACGACAAAATGGAAAAATAGACTTAAGCTTTTACCAATTGACGCAATATGTTTGGCCTTTATTATCTTTTTGTTTATAGATCCACTGGCAATTTTTGATGTTGGTTTTCAACTTTCTTTTTCAGTAAGCACGGCCATCATTCTGTCAGCTGGATTAATCTTTTCTATTTATCAGCACAGTTTATTACGGATGTTAGTTACATCTGTTATTTCTCAATTAGCAGCCTTTCCATTTTTACTTTATCATTATTTTGAGCTTTCATTAGTCGGCATTATCGCCAACATGCTGTATATTCCTCTCTTTTCCTTTGTATATCTTCCAGGTGTTTACTTCCTCTTTGTCGTTCAACTGCTATTCAGTAATACTCCAATCATTTTTGTAAATAGTTTCTTGAAAATCATTTCCTTTTTTAATGAAGTCATCGATTATGCGGCAAAAATCCCTTTTGGGAGCTTTATAGCTGGTAGGCCCAATCTTATACTTTTAATAGTGGAAATCATCATTATATTTGCGGTCTTTTGTAATTGGGAAGAGATTACTTCATCCAAAGGGAAAAGACATCTTATTTTGTTGGGTATTCTGCTTTTCAGTCTTCAAATGGAGTTAAACAGATTTAATCCTTATGGAGAGGTGACTATGATTGACGTCGGGCAAGGGGACAGTATTCTAATTCAACTTCCTTTCCAAAAAGGAACCATTCTGATTGATACAGGAGGAACGATGCAATACCATGTGGAAGAATGGAGGCAGCGAGCAAATCCTTTTGAAGTGGGGAAAGATGTGGTAGTACCTTTCTTGAAAGGTAAAGGTGTTACAAAAATTGATAAACTGATTTTAACACATGGAGACATAGACCATATCGGAGGTTCCTTTTCTATTTTAGAAGAGCTTAAGGTCAAACAAATCTTAATACCCTCGGTTATTGCTCCGTCTGAAACAGAGCTTGATATCATTAAAATAGCTAAAAAGAAAAGGATACCTGTTATAAAAGTTGCGGCCGGGGATCATTGGAATATTGATGAATTTGAATTCTTTATCCTTTCTCCGGAAAGAAATTTTGCGGGTGAAAGAAACAGTGGGTCAATTGCCTTTGTTTCAAGGTTAGGGGGACGGAATTGGTTTTTCGGGGGAGACCTTGATCAGGAAGGAGAAGAGAAAATTATTAAGAAATATCCAAATCTAACAATTGATGTACTTAAGGCAGGACATCATGGAAGTAAGACATCGAGTGCTGAATTATTTATTCATCAAGTTAAACCAAAGACAGTTTTAATTTCTGCCGGTGAAAAAAATCGTTTTGGTCATCCACATCAAGAAGTGCTTGAGCGGTTAAAAAAAGTCAATGCTACCATTTACCGAACTGATTTACAAGGAGCGATTACGTATCGTTTTTATAAACAGAAAGGAACCTTTTCAACCTTCTTACCATAA
- the yqeK gene encoding bis(5'-nucleosyl)-tetraphosphatase (symmetrical) YqeK: protein MEREKALQLVKEQLTEHRYQHTIGVMDTAIILAKRFGADVKKAETAAIFHDYAKFRPKEEMKEIITTQGFPLNLLEYNSELWHAPAGAYLVEKEVGITDREVLDAIRYHTSGRVGMTLLEQVIYLADYMEPGRHFPGVEEVRELAQDNLQRALIKSVQNTMIFLLKKNQKVYPDTFYTYNDLVNKLED from the coding sequence ATGGAACGTGAAAAAGCATTACAGCTTGTTAAGGAGCAGTTAACCGAGCACCGGTATCAACATACTATCGGGGTCATGGATACAGCCATAATACTCGCTAAGCGATTTGGAGCCGATGTAAAGAAAGCCGAAACCGCTGCTATATTTCATGATTATGCAAAATTCCGTCCAAAAGAGGAAATGAAGGAAATCATCACTACTCAAGGGTTTCCGCTGAATTTGCTTGAATATAATTCCGAATTGTGGCATGCTCCTGCAGGCGCATACTTAGTCGAAAAAGAAGTGGGGATTACGGATCGTGAGGTACTAGATGCCATCCGTTACCATACATCTGGAAGAGTCGGAATGACCTTGCTGGAACAGGTCATTTATTTGGCAGATTATATGGAGCCAGGCCGTCACTTTCCTGGTGTAGAAGAAGTGAGAGAGCTTGCGCAAGACAATTTACAGCGTGCGTTAATTAAATCAGTTCAAAATACCATGATATTTTTATTAAAAAAGAATCAAAAGGTGTACCCTGATACATTTTATACTTACAATGACCTTGTTAATAAATTGGAGGATTGA
- a CDS encoding sporulation histidine kinase inhibitor Sda has translation MRKLSDELLIESYFKAKELNLSPDFIGLIESEINRRSLYNKIKLSS, from the coding sequence GTGAGAAAACTGTCAGATGAATTATTAATTGAGTCATATTTTAAAGCAAAGGAATTAAACTTAAGCCCGGATTTTATCGGTCTTATTGAGTCCGAAATTAACCGACGTTCCTTATATAATAAAATAAAGCTCTCTTCCTAA
- the rsfS gene encoding ribosome silencing factor, producing the protein MNNQDLLKMAVKAADDKRAEDILALNMKGISLIADYFIICHGNSDKQVQAIAREIKEKAQESGYDVKRMEGFDEARWVLIDLGDVVAHVFHREERSYYNLERLWGDAPLEDIHSELNS; encoded by the coding sequence ATGAATAATCAAGATCTATTAAAAATGGCTGTAAAGGCAGCAGACGATAAACGTGCAGAAGATATTTTGGCTTTAAATATGAAGGGCATATCTCTAATTGCAGACTACTTTATTATTTGCCACGGTAATTCAGATAAACAAGTACAAGCGATTGCTAGAGAGATTAAGGAAAAAGCCCAAGAGAGCGGCTATGATGTAAAAAGAATGGAAGGCTTTGATGAAGCGAGATGGGTGTTAATTGATTTAGGTGATGTGGTAGCCCATGTCTTCCATCGTGAGGAAAGAAGCTATTACAATTTAGAACGCTTATGGGGCGATGCGCCGCTTGAAGATATCCATAGTGAGTTAAATTCATGA
- a CDS encoding nicotinate-nucleotide adenylyltransferase: MKKVGILGGTFDPPHYGHLMIANEVLSALELDEIWFMPNQEPPHKKKTGSVKNEDRLRMLELATQGNSDFKIETIELEREGPSYTIDTMKKINDKYTGYQFFFIIGADMIEYLPKWQQIDELVKLVQFVGVHRPSYSHQTNYPVLYVEVPGMDVSSSMIRDRVKSEKTIRYLLPDAVIEFIEEKRLYGT, from the coding sequence ATGAAGAAGGTTGGAATTTTGGGAGGAACATTTGATCCTCCACATTATGGTCATCTGATGATTGCTAATGAGGTTCTTTCCGCACTTGAACTTGATGAAATTTGGTTCATGCCAAACCAGGAACCTCCCCATAAGAAAAAGACAGGTTCTGTTAAAAATGAAGATCGTCTTCGGATGCTTGAGCTTGCAACTCAAGGAAATTCAGATTTTAAAATAGAGACGATTGAATTAGAAAGAGAAGGTCCTTCCTATACTATTGATACTATGAAAAAAATAAATGATAAGTATACTGGGTATCAATTTTTCTTTATCATTGGGGCAGATATGATCGAATATTTACCGAAATGGCAACAAATTGATGAGCTTGTTAAGCTCGTTCAATTTGTTGGTGTACATAGGCCGTCCTATAGTCATCAAACTAATTATCCTGTTCTTTATGTGGAGGTGCCAGGGATGGACGTATCGTCAAGTATGATAAGAGATCGTGTGAAGAGTGAAAAGACTATTCGATATTTACTGCCTGATGCTGTCATTGAATTTATTGAGGAGAAGCGCTTATATGGAACGTGA
- the yqeH gene encoding ribosome biogenesis GTPase YqeH, whose amino-acid sequence MSEQHICIGCGVKVQTENPELIGYAPSSALEKEIIVCQRCFRLKHYNEVQDVNLTDDDFLKILNEMGKTDALIVMIVDIFDFNGSWLPGLHRFVGNNKVLLVGNKVDLLPKSVKHNKLINWMKNEAKELGLRAEEVFLVSAAKGQFIKETAAAIDEMRNGKNVYVVGCTNVGKSTFINRIIKDVTGEADLITTSHFPGTTLDIIKIPLDDGKYLIDSPGIINHHQMAHFVDKSDLKVITPKKEIKPKVFQLNEGQTLFFGGLARFDYISGGRRSFVCYVSNDLTIHRTKTENASELYEKHVGEMLTPPQPEQVDSFPELVRQEFVVREAKTDIVFSGLGWITVNEPGAKVAAYVPKGVQTLIRKSLI is encoded by the coding sequence GTGAGTGAACAACATATATGTATAGGCTGTGGTGTAAAAGTTCAAACGGAAAATCCGGAATTAATAGGCTATGCACCATCTTCTGCTTTAGAGAAAGAAATAATTGTTTGTCAAAGGTGTTTCCGGCTCAAGCATTACAATGAGGTTCAAGATGTTAATCTTACCGACGATGACTTTTTAAAGATTTTAAATGAAATGGGAAAAACTGATGCCCTTATTGTGATGATTGTTGATATCTTTGATTTTAATGGAAGTTGGTTACCGGGATTACACAGATTTGTTGGGAATAACAAGGTACTGCTTGTAGGTAACAAGGTGGACCTTTTACCAAAGTCGGTCAAACACAATAAATTAATTAACTGGATGAAGAACGAGGCAAAGGAACTGGGATTAAGAGCAGAAGAGGTGTTCCTTGTTAGTGCAGCCAAAGGTCAGTTTATTAAAGAAACAGCCGCAGCTATTGATGAGATGCGAAATGGAAAGAACGTTTATGTGGTTGGCTGTACAAATGTAGGGAAATCAACCTTTATCAATAGAATTATTAAGGATGTAACAGGGGAAGCGGACCTCATTACTACCTCGCATTTTCCTGGGACTACATTGGATATTATCAAAATCCCACTTGACGATGGAAAGTATCTAATTGATTCTCCTGGAATTATCAATCACCATCAAATGGCTCATTTTGTTGACAAAAGTGATTTAAAAGTGATTACCCCTAAAAAGGAGATTAAACCAAAAGTATTCCAACTGAATGAAGGTCAAACCTTATTCTTTGGAGGCTTAGCACGATTTGATTATATCAGTGGAGGTAGAAGGTCATTTGTTTGTTATGTATCCAATGATTTAACTATTCATAGGACAAAAACAGAAAATGCCTCTGAACTTTATGAAAAGCATGTCGGGGAAATGCTAACACCGCCACAGCCGGAACAAGTTGATTCTTTCCCAGAGTTAGTAAGACAAGAGTTTGTGGTGAGGGAAGCTAAAACAGATATCGTTTTTTCAGGGTTAGGCTGGATTACGGTCAACGAGCCTGGGGCAAAAGTGGCTGCTTATGTTCCAAAGGGTGTACAAACGTTAATACGTAAATCTTTAATTTAA
- the aroE gene encoding shikimate dehydrogenase, with amino-acid sequence MKKLFAVLGDPIGHSMSPVMHNDLFSFYNIDAYYLPFQVKSENLEDAVKGLKAIGAGGFNVTVPHKSKIIPFLDEVDELAASIGAVNTVVNDGGKLIGYNTDGPGFLSGLHTSLPSIEGKRVLIIGAGGAARAIYFTLAKERPAVIDIANRTLEKAQSLIEACPYTISSAAKSIAEAGNQIEEYDLIIQTTMVGMSPRLDEKPLDLNNLRKESMVCDIIYNPLTTQFLHDANGQGARTQNGIEMFVYQGALAFEKWTGILPDIQRMRENVLKQLGGKTC; translated from the coding sequence GTGAAAAAGCTTTTTGCTGTTTTGGGCGATCCGATAGGGCACTCGATGTCGCCAGTCATGCACAATGATTTATTCTCTTTTTATAATATTGATGCCTATTATCTTCCCTTTCAAGTAAAATCAGAGAATCTAGAGGATGCCGTTAAGGGATTAAAGGCAATTGGCGCAGGTGGATTTAATGTCACTGTTCCCCATAAAAGCAAGATTATTCCCTTTTTAGATGAGGTAGATGAATTAGCTGCCAGCATTGGAGCAGTAAATACAGTCGTGAATGACGGTGGAAAATTAATTGGCTACAATACTGATGGACCAGGATTTTTAAGTGGACTCCATACAAGTCTTCCTTCTATAGAAGGAAAAAGGGTCTTAATCATTGGTGCAGGTGGTGCTGCAAGGGCCATTTATTTTACCTTGGCAAAGGAACGACCTGCGGTGATTGACATTGCTAATCGTACTTTGGAGAAAGCTCAGAGCTTGATTGAAGCATGTCCATATACCATCTCGTCTGCAGCAAAATCTATTGCCGAAGCCGGTAACCAAATAGAAGAATATGATTTAATCATTCAAACAACCATGGTTGGGATGTCACCTCGGTTAGATGAAAAACCTTTGGATTTAAATAATCTAAGGAAAGAGTCAATGGTTTGTGATATAATTTACAATCCGCTTACAACTCAATTTTTACATGATGCAAATGGACAAGGGGCACGAACGCAAAATGGAATTGAGATGTTTGTTTATCAAGGAGCCCTTGCCTTTGAAAAGTGGACAGGAATACTCCCGGATATCCAACGAATGAGAGAGAATGTGTTGAAACAATTAGGAGGAAAAACATGTTAA
- the yhbY gene encoding ribosome assembly RNA-binding protein YhbY: protein MLTGKQKRFLRSKAHHLDPIFQVGKGGVNDNMIKQVSDALEARELFKISVLQNCEEDKTVVAEQLAEGTGAELVQIIGNTIVLYKESVEKKTITLP, encoded by the coding sequence ATGTTAACAGGTAAACAAAAACGTTTTTTACGTTCAAAAGCACACCACTTGGATCCTATTTTTCAAGTAGGAAAAGGCGGAGTCAATGATAATATGATTAAACAAGTATCGGACGCACTTGAAGCGAGAGAACTTTTTAAGATCAGTGTCTTGCAAAATTGTGAGGAAGATAAAACAGTAGTTGCTGAACAGTTAGCTGAAGGTACAGGTGCTGAACTTGTCCAAATCATTGGGAACACGATTGTCCTGTATAAAGAGTCTGTTGAAAAGAAAACAATCACTCTTCCATAA
- a CDS encoding YqeG family HAD IIIA-type phosphatase: MLKQFLPDEHVKSILDISPEQLKEKGIKGIITDLDNTLVEWDRPNATPQLINWFDEIRKHHILVTIVSNNNEERVKAFSDPLNLPFIFRARKPLGPAFNKAVRQMGIKKEETVVIGDQLLTDVLGGNRSGFHTILVVPVAQTDGFFTKFNRFAERRILNWFRKKGMLQWED; encoded by the coding sequence GTGTTAAAACAATTTTTACCAGATGAGCATGTGAAAAGCATTCTGGATATTTCGCCTGAACAATTAAAGGAAAAAGGGATAAAAGGGATTATTACTGATTTGGATAATACATTAGTGGAATGGGATCGTCCGAATGCCACTCCCCAATTAATTAATTGGTTTGATGAAATTAGAAAACATCATATTCTTGTAACCATTGTTTCAAATAACAATGAGGAACGTGTAAAGGCTTTTTCTGATCCTTTAAACCTTCCGTTTATCTTTCGCGCACGGAAGCCGCTCGGACCTGCATTTAACAAAGCAGTTAGGCAAATGGGCATAAAAAAAGAAGAGACCGTCGTTATAGGGGACCAATTATTAACGGATGTACTTGGAGGAAACCGTAGTGGTTTTCATACCATTTTGGTTGTACCTGTTGCCCAAACCGATGGCTTCTTTACAAAGTTCAACCGTTTTGCTGAGAGAAGGATCTTAAACTGGTTCAGAAAAAAAGGAATGCTTCAATGGGAGGATTAA
- the pssA gene encoding CDP-diacylglycerol--serine O-phosphatidyltransferase, which translates to MFLLDVLDQTIKKLKSQTANVITLANLSLGGFAIVFGLHGNLRLSLLLIFIAALADRFDGMVARKFNIESELGKQLDSMSDIISFGVAPALLLYQGILHEFGGPGSFFTVFYIGCGAFRLARFNITESNGYFTGLPITAAGCLATLSFLIIPYVPAQTFLFIIIILSFLMVSSFKLKKV; encoded by the coding sequence ATGTTTTTGTTGGACGTATTGGACCAAACAATAAAGAAATTAAAATCTCAAACAGCCAATGTAATAACGCTTGCCAATTTATCATTAGGCGGATTTGCGATTGTATTCGGACTACATGGAAATTTAAGACTAAGCTTACTGCTAATTTTTATTGCAGCCTTAGCCGACCGTTTTGATGGTATGGTAGCACGAAAATTCAATATTGAATCAGAACTCGGAAAACAATTAGATTCCATGAGTGATATTATATCATTTGGAGTGGCTCCAGCACTATTACTATACCAAGGAATTTTGCATGAATTCGGCGGACCTGGATCATTTTTTACTGTTTTTTATATCGGCTGCGGTGCTTTTAGACTAGCTCGGTTCAACATTACTGAGAGTAATGGATATTTTACTGGTTTACCAATTACAGCTGCAGGCTGTTTGGCAACCTTAAGCTTTCTAATCATTCCTTACGTGCCAGCTCAAACGTTCTTATTCATTATCATCATTCTATCATTCCTAATGGTAAGTTCATTTAAACTGAAAAAAGTCTAA